In Zingiber officinale cultivar Zhangliang chromosome 1A, Zo_v1.1, whole genome shotgun sequence, a genomic segment contains:
- the LOC122009358 gene encoding uncharacterized protein LOC122009358 isoform X1 — translation MIHQVINEMAKVGDSLPSSSEPVSPTSNEIMKEQRQQRVLKVEAESSENCLEKIKGVLEKLRETSDIDTWREKRDGTVMVWGCFDPEKLKIKLENEAGDAIKSITDVPTKSVHSGRDGTVIEHLENQDVLDQPQGLPEKRVNEVVADSGKKTTESKQSRPWNGRGSRSDKLASYEYDGPDCAARIPAMFVRDRDVSDIKILPTGELIRTTKEKSG, via the exons ATGATCCATCAAGTAATTAACGAAATGGCGAAGGTGGGCGATTCTCTGCCGTCTTCATCAGAGCCCGTTTCGCCAACTAGTAACGAGATTATGAAGGAG CAGCGGCAGCAGAGAGTCCTGAAAGTTGAGGCTGAATCTTCAGAAAACTGTTTGGAAAAGATAAAAGGCGTCTTAGAAAAGCTTCGAG AAACGAGTGACATCGACACATGGCGTGAAAAGAGAGATGGGACGGTGATGGTCTGGGGTTGCTTTGATCCTGAGAAGCTTAaaataaagttagaaaatgagGCCGGCGATGCGATCAAGTCAATTACAGACGTCCCAACTAAGAGCGTTCATAGCGGCAGAGATGGGACGGTAATAGAGCACTTAGAAAATCAGGATGTCTTGGATCAACCGCAAGGGTTGCCTGAGAAGCGAGTTAACGAAGTAGTTGCTGATAGTGGTAAAAAAACAACGGAGTCCAAGCAAAGCAGACCGTGGAATGGACGGGGGTCTCGCAG TGATAAATTGGCATCGTATGAGTACGATGGTCCGGACTGTGCAGCCAGAATCCCTGCGATGTTTGTTCGCGATCGCGATGTCAGCGATATCAAAATTCTCCCGACTGGTGAATTAATAAGGACGACCAAAGAAAAAAGTGGGTGA
- the LOC122009358 gene encoding uncharacterized protein LOC122009358 isoform X2: protein MIHQVINEMAKVGDSLPSSSEPVSPTSNEIMKERQQRVLKVEAESSENCLEKIKGVLEKLRETSDIDTWREKRDGTVMVWGCFDPEKLKIKLENEAGDAIKSITDVPTKSVHSGRDGTVIEHLENQDVLDQPQGLPEKRVNEVVADSGKKTTESKQSRPWNGRGSRSDKLASYEYDGPDCAARIPAMFVRDRDVSDIKILPTGELIRTTKEKSG from the exons ATGATCCATCAAGTAATTAACGAAATGGCGAAGGTGGGCGATTCTCTGCCGTCTTCATCAGAGCCCGTTTCGCCAACTAGTAACGAGATTATGAAGGAG CGGCAGCAGAGAGTCCTGAAAGTTGAGGCTGAATCTTCAGAAAACTGTTTGGAAAAGATAAAAGGCGTCTTAGAAAAGCTTCGAG AAACGAGTGACATCGACACATGGCGTGAAAAGAGAGATGGGACGGTGATGGTCTGGGGTTGCTTTGATCCTGAGAAGCTTAaaataaagttagaaaatgagGCCGGCGATGCGATCAAGTCAATTACAGACGTCCCAACTAAGAGCGTTCATAGCGGCAGAGATGGGACGGTAATAGAGCACTTAGAAAATCAGGATGTCTTGGATCAACCGCAAGGGTTGCCTGAGAAGCGAGTTAACGAAGTAGTTGCTGATAGTGGTAAAAAAACAACGGAGTCCAAGCAAAGCAGACCGTGGAATGGACGGGGGTCTCGCAG TGATAAATTGGCATCGTATGAGTACGATGGTCCGGACTGTGCAGCCAGAATCCCTGCGATGTTTGTTCGCGATCGCGATGTCAGCGATATCAAAATTCTCCCGACTGGTGAATTAATAAGGACGACCAAAGAAAAAAGTGGGTGA